CATACTAGAACCGATTGGAGtacaaataatatttaaagATTTCCtgaatttataaaatgttttttatgttaaaagttTGCTTTAGTCGTTACATCGTTCTTGTTTTCATTGCTTAATCTGTACAAAACAATGACCACAGTAACAGGTGAGCGTTTCTAATTTCCAAATATACATGCAActtgattttgtgttttatttgcttcatcTTGTCATGATTTCATGTTATGCTTAGTCATAGCTGActgtcaaaaaataaatatgtatTTAAGCTTGCTCAAAACAATATCAATATTATACGATCAGTTTATATCCATTTTCTGCAGGTACCGAAAATATTGGCAGCTCACTCACCATTTCCAAGTCATTGTTCGTCTTTTTtcccaaaatgtttcttgACAAGCCAACCTTATCTGTTTCGGCAGAAGGTAGCGCTTCTTTTCCTGACCGGTGAGGACTTAAAGAAACTTTTATGTGTTTAAACAAATTCATTTCGACTTTGCTTACACCGTCTGTTTTAGATTCGTCGTCCTAATTAACAGAGTGTACGATGTTGGGTTTGATTGCACGGTGAAACGTAACGATCAGCAAACTGGTTGGGCTCAAGATCCCACTCTGACATGGGAAGCAACCGGGATACAAGTACCTGAAGCAACAGGTGTGTTTAAACGTTGTACGATTTGGATGTAGCAATAACCTAGTTTTTGAAACAACTATAAAAACGCCTTTTTCGGtttaaaaactaaacataATTGACACCATTTAAAACGAACTTAGGTTCTGTAAAAGTTGGACcgtcaacaaaaaatgaaaaatctctACGGGTCAAATTCGAAAAAGTCATTCTACCAAGAACTCCTGTGATCGCATGGGTGAAAGGAGACACTGAGTTTCCTGACCGGTAAATTGGTCtacattttgtttcatttcataaaGAAAATGACTGGAAAGTATAACTAAACCTTAATAAGAATCTTCCACACCATTGTCGTAGGTTCAGTGTGTCAGTAAACATCGAGGACCCTGAAGAGCAGGAAAAGTTTAACGGGTTTGAATGCACAGTGAGACGAACGGACACTGACAGCGGTTGGAGTCAAGATCCAACGCTCTACTGGAATTCGGTGTTCTTACCCATCGAATAAATCTTATAGAAATATAATCGTGCGTTTCTTGAAATGCCTATTTAATTTGTCGACTAGAAACCTTCGAAGAGAAAAGAAATTCATGCTATTAGCCTGTATATAGATATATAACTTACTACTATTTTTTTCCTACTAATACATGGCTATTGttatttaaagcaacttttaacGCAGTACAAACCACGTGTAAGCTTTTTATCTGCTTTTCATGGGCGATACGTAAAGTTGTCTAGTTCTTGTTTTTGTAGgctatataattaatataaattatatcattttttatgtttacttCTCAATCATCCCACAATAAACGGAATTTAATTCACAATGAGAGCAATTTCATCGCAAAATCTGTTGAGTTCTGTTCGCTTCTTGCCTTTATATGAATAACTATTGAATACTTGTTACATGTACGTTGACTTTAAGAAATCCGGTACGGGTAAAAAGTTACATGtaagttattagttattacgtTGACAAGTGAGACAAAAATGGGTAGACTCGCCTGCGCTAACAAACAATGGTTTGGGATCATTGTTGGTCAAAGTAGACGTAAACTAGGTCAACTCAAACAGTCAGTCCTTCAGTCAACAGTATGTCTTTGGTCAACTTCCATCAGTGAAAGGTTTCTCGACAACTGTTTTCAACTTGTTACCAGTAAGACTAATTTTCATGTTATTATGCGTACAAAACAACTAAAGCTTCTAAAATTCCCACAAAACTTAAATGATCCGAATTCTACTCAAAGCTGGTTAAGCATTAaagcaggggcgggcaacataaggcccgcgggccggatccggcccgcgacgagattttgagcggcccgcagacagttttcGGTCtaacatgataatgtggcctgcggccaaattatgccgcaatccctgtattgcgtcactgaaaaattccaagtttgccaacctgagaaagatggccatgaatctacttgttctgttcgggtctacatacatttgtgagcaaacattttcgaccatgaacattaataagacaaagctgcgttccaaacTATTCatgaatccggcccgccaggtacttcattttctcatatcaggcccgccgaccgaaaaagttgcccgcccctgcaTTAAAGGATGTGTAAGTTTTGCAGAAAGATTTGTTCAACCCGAGCCAAATCACCAGTGCTTCTGGTGTCAACTTGTCTCACCTACGATCTACACACTTCCAATAACaacacagaaaataaaaaagttctCTTAATTAAATAAACGATGTTGAACCATTTTGTTTCATGGTCGCACCTGCCACAAATGATAAGTAGACGAGTAGATGTAATTTTAAATTCCAGTGTTTAATAATCTAAAGTTTTTCCTTGTCAAAACGCGTAGTCCTATCGGTTAAGTTATTTGAAAGATAGAGCAAAAAATGTCTTGTTTTTCTCTATTACCTCTGTTGTTGTAAGAAACGCAAGTagataaatgaaaaacaaatgcaaaaccACTACTACAAAGCTAATCAGGAGAGAAGAAAGATAAACAAAAAGGATTTGgagacatttaatcacgcgacatttaatcacacatttacagtatcgaaAATTGCAAGTCTACAAATGGGAAATGtgagcaactgcacgaagatgaactaaaatttaacttgacagatcttcgtgcagttgacGGCAACGACCTGCCTCCACAGCAGGGTTCAGAACGAAATCTATTGCCCACACAGCAAAATTAGGGAATATAAACGGCAGTATTGCTTTGTATATGCCAAACCAAAACAGAAAACGCTTTTGACTGGTTCCACGCCAGGGTTCAGGACCAAAGAAACATCTGATATTTATTGCCTTTACCACATAGTTTGATGTTTGTAACATGGTGTAGAAAAGTTGGTCAGCCTAAAGCTTGCAACCAAGTGAAGACCTCTAAGCTAACTAGATTCTACTTTTCGTGAGCAGTtgattgttgaaaaaaattatttaagttACTGAATATAGCCTAGCTTGTTTTGGTAGGCCGCGTAGTTAAACACCCCAAAAAGTCTGTTATCACTGGTTAGTTTCTTAACTTAAGAAAAAAAGCCCCAATGTAGCTGTTCTGATTAACTGAATCCAGCAAAAAAACGTAGAAAACGGCTAGAATTTTTAGGCTACTATCTCTTCTGATGATTTCCTTTTGTGTATTGAAATTGTGCTTGTTCTTTACATTCACTGTGATGTAAGACTTATTTGAAAAGCGATTTGTCGGGAATATTGATTGGCTTTGTaacgaaaataaatttcatttaacaAAGTTTACTATCGTTGTGACAATGTTGTTGTATCTAATTATgacgttagttatatatagggtGTGAAACGTGACTATTGCCGGCTATGACCTGAAACAAAACAGAGACCGGTGTTGATTCCCCCACTGCAGGGTTCAGGATCAATTAAAAACTGGAATTCAACTATTGCCTACTAGGCTAAGCCAGAAAAGACCGGTGTTTACTGCTTCCGCTGACGGTTCAACACAAACCAAATACCGGAATCTACTACCTCCACAGCAAGGTTTGAAAATTAACTATTGCCGACGAATACAAACCTAAAAATGTCGATGCCTCCACCTCCACCACCACCTACAGCAGAGTTGTCGTGCCTCCACCTACAGCAGAGTTCAGAACGATCAACTGCTTACACGGCAGAATGAAGTAATGTAAGTGGCAGTATTGCCTTCTGTAGGCCAAATCAATATAGAAACCGGTGTCGACTGCCTCGACAGCAGGGTTCAGGACCAAATACTAAACAGAAAGCGGAATATGCTTCCTGCACAGCAGAATTTAACCCTACCCTGTTGTGCAGCAATATTGGTGCAAAGCACAAAGACAAATAAGCcgtattttgctttttataggACACAAGCTTATGAGCAAAAATTGTAACAATCTAAAAACTATCTAGGATGGACTGGTCTGACTGGATTCAAGCTATGGAAAGAAATATTATAACGAGTCCAACAATGTGCGTTGAACCTTGCACAACTTCAATACAATCTTTGAGATGGCAAGAGAAGCGGGTATTATTCGTGGCTGCTCAAAAGCCGGTAATTTGCTCAGCTAAAGGAGTAAGCCATAACGATAACGAAATGATTCTAAGGAATTTACGTACGTCATAGTTGCACAAGGCGCACGCTCGGAACACTTAAAGGTATATGGGCCACTTTTTAAAGGAAATCTCTAAATACCGCAAGAGGTCaaagataattaatcaaatgGACTAAGAAAACTAAAAAGGCTAAGAGAATTAAAGGAACTTAAGATGTCTATGGTTTACGGCTTGCTTAGTTGTCCTTCTCCTATAGTATAGCGGTATTTAGAGAGGTCCATGTTCAAAACAAACAGTTCAAGGGATAGATAAAGGAACAAACTTACGGATAGACTTTTACATATCAATTGATCAAAGCTTTATTGAATGAGCGATGTCACTCGGCTGCATGAATCGATTTTTAGTCAACAGAGTTTTACGTTATCAAATAAAGCGTTGGCTATTCCAGTAACGACATGTGAGATCTAGACTGACTATATTTCATACATGCGACTGTATTTCATACATTCAATTGTTTACAGCAATTATCTATAGAATACACACACAGTAAAGAACAGTAGCTTATATACAAACAACTAAACAGTTCAAGCTGTAGTTGATTTTGTTACAGATGATTTTGTTCCCGGGGTGCTGCCATTTCCAAATATGTTTGTTATTTCAAGACGAAAATCTCTGTCCCGAAGACTATAGATCGGAACATTTACAAAGCTGTGAAAAAAGTAATGAAAACTTGGTATTTGTAGAATATCTAATTTGGTTTATTCCAATATCAGGTTCATATACAAAGTGGATAAGATTTCTAGTTTTACAAGCATTCTAAAGCTTTTTTATTTGCCAGTCAGCATTGTTCAGCTAAAAATGCatggaaaaattaaataatgtTGTTTGCCACTCCTATTCACAATGCACAGCATGTTAAGTGAAAACAATAGCCTACCTGTTGGCCATACTGAGGTAAAATGTGATCATGTGTGCCAAtgcaagttgtgtgcaattgaaATAATGGGCATAATGCAATGCGACAACCACGACGATAGGAACTGAAAATGGAGATTGTAGATTATAATTTGTTGTTAAGTCTCTTGAAACGAAGGTCGTTTATTTGAGTATAAAAGTCGTTTTGAATAAAAAGTAGGTAGCctaatatgtttgtttgtaCACTATTGCTATAATTACATAAATTATGAGTGAGTGTTTTTTTCCATTTGTCTCACGCTCCATCACTTGTGTGACTTAAGGTGTGAGGTGTAGTCGGAGAAATATGCAAGTCAAATAGAGCAGACTAATTTCGTACTTAAAGTGATTGTGAACCCAACTTGCATGATACTGACGGTGACCATAATCGTTAATTGACGCTTCCTTGTTGCAGCCACAGACTTAGCTCGTTGAGATTGTTGCTCTGACGTAAGTCTTGTTGCCATTAGTTTGACATTTCGAAATACTATTATGGCACTGCCAATACATAGACCAGTCTGTAAAAACGATtaacaatgaataaatatCGTAGAAAAGATACAGTATACACAGGGTTTAAATAGTGTTGCCAAATGTAGGCTACTAAAATACATTATCACGCGAAACCAAACTTCAAGATCAAACCGTGGCAGCCGGAATTAGTGAAGAATTACCATCAAGAGATAAGGAAAGATGTAGAATACAACCAGTAGTATTATGGATGCAGTAAAGTTTGTGTCACTGGCCATATCTTTGAGGGTGGGGTAGTAGAGGAATGTTGAGGCAAAATAGGTGAAAGTAAATTTGTCAGGAAACCAAGctagaaaaataaacgaatGAAAGTATTATTCTTTTCTTGTCTGGTCGATAATAATCGTTGGCATTTTAACAGATTCTACTAAATTACTAAGAAATCCTATTAAAGTAAGTAATACCTAT
Above is a window of Clavelina lepadiformis chromosome 8, kaClaLepa1.1, whole genome shotgun sequence DNA encoding:
- the LOC143468937 gene encoding uncharacterized protein LOC143468937 → MTTVTGTENIGSSLTISKSLFVFFPKMFLDKPTLSVSAEGSASFPDRFVVLINRVYDVGFDCTVKRNDQQTGWAQDPTLTWEATGIQVPEATGSVKVGPSTKNEKSLRVKFEKVILPRTPVIAWVKGDTEFPDRFSVSVNIEDPEEQEKFNGFECTVRRTDTDSGWSQDPTLYWNSVFLPIE